One Branchiostoma floridae strain S238N-H82 chromosome 15, Bfl_VNyyK, whole genome shotgun sequence DNA window includes the following coding sequences:
- the LOC118431283 gene encoding LOW QUALITY PROTEIN: zinc transporter 7-like (The sequence of the model RefSeq protein was modified relative to this genomic sequence to represent the inferred CDS: inserted 1 base in 1 codon) — protein sequence MLPLHGKDKEFKQGIGKSLQRKISSWIRAIFSDPTSRXLFAFLTLNLSFAIVELLYGIWTNSLGLISDSFHMFFDCTALLAGLAASVVSRWRSTENFSYGFVRAEVLAGFINGLFLLFIAFFIFSEAVERIVEVPEVHHERLMVVSIMGFVVNLVGIFVFQHGGAGHGHSHGGGGHGHSHANGGVSHGHGHSHGGHGHSHSHGHGHSHGLGLGGDDCTEPQQPSSSQNQILKGVFLHILADTLGSVGVIISAFLMQQFGWMIADPICSMIIATLIGVSTIPLIRDSVSILMQRTPYDLDHQLPGCYQRVMALEGVYSVHEPHFWTLCSDVYIGTVKVEVAPEADAKYILSATHNIFTQVGVRQLYVQIDRAEM from the exons ATGTTGCCCCTGCACGGGAAAGATAAGGAGTTTAAGCAGGGAATCGGGAAAAGTCTACAGAGGAAAATTTCTAGCTGGATTCG TGCAATCTTCTCCGACCCGACGTCGA ATCTCTTCGCGTTCCTGACTTTGAATCTTTCCTTCGCGATCGTGGAGCTTCTGTACGGAATATGGACGAACAG TCTCGGGCTCATCTCAGACTCATTCCACATGTTCTTCGACTGCACGGCTCTCCTGGCTGGCCTCGCTGCTTCTGTTGTCTCCAGATGGAGATCTACTGAGAACTTTTCTTATGG GTTTGTACGAGCTGAAGTTCTGGCAGGCTTCATCAACGGTCTCTTCCTGCTGTTCATCGCCTTCTTCATCTTCTCTGAAGCTGTAGAG AGGATAGTGGAAGTTCCCGAGGTGCACCATGAGCGTCTGATGGTGGTGTCAATCATGGGGTTCGTGGTGAACCTGGTGGGCATCTTCGTGTTCCAGCACGGAGGGGCGGGGCACGGACACTCGCATGGAG GTGGAGGCCATGGTCACTCCCACGCTAACGGTGGGGTCAGCCACGGTCATGGTCACAGTCACGGGGGTCACGGACATTCCCACAGTCATGGACACGGACACTCCCATGGACTAG gtttAGGAGGAGATGACTGCACAGAACCACAACAACCGTCATCATCACAGAACCAGATACTTAAAG GTGTCTTCCTGCACATCCTTGCCGACACGCTAGGGAGCGTCGGTGTGATCATCTCAGCCTTCCTCATGCAGCAGTTTGGCTGGATGATAGCAGACCCCATCTGTTCCATGATTATAGCTACACTTATAGGAGTTAG tacGATCCCGTTGATACGTGACTCCGTCAGCATCCTGATGCAGAGGACACCATACGACCTTGACCATCAACTGCCGGGCTGCTATCAAAGA GTAATGGCACTGGAGGGAGTCTACAGTGTACACGAACCCCACTTCTGGACCCTCTGCAGTGATGTCTACATCGGAACAGTCAAGGTCGAGGTTGCCCCAGAAGCAGACGCCAAATATATCCTGAGTGCCACACATAACATCTTCACACAG GTCGGTGTGAGACAACTCTACGTGCAAATCGACAGGGCGGAGATGTGA